A genomic stretch from Pseudomonas alkylphenolica includes:
- a CDS encoding vWA domain-containing protein, translating to MFELAWPWVFLLLPLPWLARLLLPGADSGEPVLKVSFLNELEGLAGRRARLNLPTWRQQAPFVVVWLLLLLAAARPQWLGEPVPVSASGRDLLVAVDVSGSMDFPDMHWQDEEVSRLTLVKTLLGDFLEARQGDRVGLILFGSQAYLQAPLTFDRRTVRTFLDEAQIGIAGKNTAIGDAIGLALKRLRQRPAQSRVLVLVTDGANNGGQIHPLTAARLAAQENVRIYTIGIGADPEETGTAGLLGLNPSLDLDEASLKEIAGLTGGTYFRARDGEELRDIDDALDRLEPVAQQPTQARTAEALYSWPLALALLLSVLLVIQEQWPDNRLQRLLRRPSFLVPHAQWRERLKRLRLRRRR from the coding sequence ATGTTTGAACTGGCCTGGCCGTGGGTGTTCCTGCTGTTGCCGCTGCCCTGGCTGGCGCGCTTGCTGCTGCCTGGCGCCGACAGTGGCGAACCAGTACTCAAAGTCAGCTTTCTCAATGAACTCGAAGGCCTGGCCGGGCGTCGTGCGCGTCTGAACCTGCCAACCTGGCGCCAGCAGGCCCCCTTTGTCGTGGTCTGGCTGTTACTGCTGCTGGCCGCCGCCCGCCCGCAGTGGCTGGGCGAGCCGGTGCCGGTGTCCGCCAGCGGCCGCGACCTGCTGGTGGCGGTGGATGTCTCCGGCTCCATGGACTTTCCCGACATGCACTGGCAGGACGAAGAGGTCAGCCGTCTGACCTTGGTCAAGACTCTGCTCGGCGACTTCCTTGAAGCCCGCCAGGGTGACCGTGTCGGCCTGATCCTGTTCGGCAGCCAGGCCTACCTGCAAGCACCGCTGACCTTCGACCGGCGTACCGTACGCACCTTCCTCGACGAAGCGCAGATCGGCATTGCCGGCAAGAACACCGCCATCGGCGATGCCATTGGCCTGGCACTCAAGCGCCTGCGCCAGCGCCCGGCGCAGAGCCGGGTACTGGTGTTGGTCACTGACGGCGCCAACAATGGCGGACAGATCCACCCATTGACCGCCGCCCGCCTGGCCGCCCAGGAAAACGTACGGATCTACACCATCGGCATCGGCGCCGACCCGGAAGAAACCGGCACTGCCGGCTTGCTTGGGCTCAATCCGAGCCTGGATCTGGACGAAGCCTCCCTCAAGGAAATTGCCGGGCTGACCGGCGGCACCTATTTCCGCGCCCGTGACGGCGAAGAGCTACGGGATATCGATGATGCCCTGGACCGTCTGGAACCGGTGGCCCAGCAACCGACCCAGGCGCGTACGGCCGAAGCCTTGTACAGCTGGCCGCTGGCGCTGGCCTTGCTGCTCAGCGTACTGCTGGTGATCCAGGAACAATGGCCGGACAACCGCCTGCAACGTCTGCTGCGCCGACCTAGCTTTCTTGTTCCACATGCGCAGTGGCGCGAGCGGCTCAAGCGCCTGCGCCTGAGGAGACGCCGATGA
- a CDS encoding DUF4381 domain-containing protein — translation MNPLEQLQPLISPAPISWWPLAPGWWLLLALLPLLGWGVWRLRHWRPGKKPIVRAELPLDPIRIEALAELARLPKPYDGEPAGAWLQQINALLKRLCRNHYPGSHSHTLNGRQWLAFLDNRCPAAGLTRWMVLVEGAYKPECKLDDKAIAGLNQAVETWIRKHV, via the coding sequence GTGAACCCGCTGGAGCAACTTCAGCCACTGATCAGCCCGGCGCCGATCAGCTGGTGGCCACTGGCACCGGGCTGGTGGCTGTTGCTTGCCCTGCTACCGCTGCTGGGTTGGGGCGTGTGGCGCCTGCGCCACTGGCGCCCGGGCAAAAAGCCCATCGTGCGCGCCGAACTACCCCTCGACCCGATCCGGATCGAAGCGCTGGCGGAACTCGCGCGCCTGCCCAAACCCTATGACGGAGAACCGGCCGGCGCCTGGTTGCAGCAGATCAACGCACTGCTCAAACGCCTGTGCCGCAACCACTACCCCGGCAGCCACAGCCATACCCTCAATGGCCGGCAGTGGCTGGCCTTTCTCGACAACCGCTGCCCGGCCGCCGGCCTGACCCGCTGGATGGTCTTGGTCGAAGGCGCCTACAAACCCGAATGCAAGCTCGACGACAAGGCCATCGCCGGGCTCAATCAAGCGGTCGAAACCTGGATCCGTAAACATGTTTGA
- a CDS encoding DUF58 domain-containing protein, which produces MPDRLLAAPGIRISLAELIEMRHRVREVQLFSRPGQRSPLVGLHHSKLRGRGVDFDQVRVYQAGDDVRNIDWRVTARTQEPHTKLFHEERERPIYILVEQSQRLFFGSGLMFKSVLAAQAAALIGWAALGHNDRIGGLVFGDNEHYEIKPRRSKQSLLQLLNRLARVNQSLHTEAKPQADSLGLALRRAREVLRPGSLAIIICDERALSPAVEQQLSLLSRHCDLLLLPLSDPLDHALPAAGLLRFAQHGAQLELDTLDPTLRRSYRQQSEARIERWELLAQKLRVVLMPLSTQSEMIEQLREYLNAQRPGKAQ; this is translated from the coding sequence ATGCCCGATCGCCTGCTGGCCGCGCCCGGAATCCGTATCAGCCTCGCCGAGCTGATCGAGATGCGTCATCGTGTGCGCGAAGTGCAATTGTTCTCCCGGCCCGGCCAGCGCAGCCCGCTGGTGGGGCTGCACCACTCGAAGCTGCGTGGCCGCGGGGTCGACTTCGACCAGGTGCGGGTGTACCAGGCCGGTGACGATGTGCGCAACATCGACTGGCGCGTGACCGCACGCACCCAGGAACCGCATACCAAACTCTTCCATGAGGAGCGCGAGCGGCCGATCTACATTCTCGTCGAACAAAGCCAGCGCCTGTTCTTCGGCTCGGGACTGATGTTCAAATCGGTGCTCGCCGCCCAGGCCGCGGCGCTGATCGGCTGGGCCGCCCTGGGCCACAACGACCGCATCGGCGGCCTGGTGTTCGGCGACAACGAGCACTACGAAATCAAACCGCGGCGCAGCAAGCAGAGCCTGCTGCAATTGCTCAACCGCCTGGCCCGGGTCAACCAGTCGCTGCATACCGAAGCCAAGCCCCAGGCCGACAGCCTCGGACTTGCCCTGCGCCGCGCCCGTGAAGTGCTGCGCCCGGGCAGCCTGGCGATCATCATCTGCGACGAGCGTGCCTTGAGCCCGGCGGTGGAACAGCAACTGAGCCTGCTGTCGCGCCACTGCGACCTGCTCCTGCTGCCGCTGTCCGACCCGCTCGACCACGCCCTGCCCGCCGCCGGCCTGCTGCGCTTTGCCCAGCACGGCGCGCAACTGGAGCTCGACACCCTCGACCCAACCCTGCGCCGCAGCTACCGTCAACAGAGCGAAGCGCGTATCGAGCGCTGGGAACTGCTGGCACAGAAGCTGCGGGTGGTGCTGATGCCCCTGAGCACGCAAAGCGAAATGATCGAACAACTGCGCGAGTACCTCAATGCGCAACGACCGGGGAAAGCCCAGTGA
- a CDS encoding AAA family ATPase, with product MEHREALIALRTFLSTQILGQEKLVERLLIVLLADGHMLVEGAPGLAKTKAIKELAEGVEAEFHRIQFTPDLLPADITGTEIYRPETGSFVFQQGPIFHNLVLADEINRAPAKVQSALLEAMAERQVSVGRSTYELSPLFLVMATQNPIEQEGTYPLPEAQLDRFLMHVKIGFPDASVERRILLQARGEALNGEAKPERRVSQQAIFAARKEILGLYMADAVEEYLVQLVIATRTPGKFDPELADWIAYGASPRGSIALDRCARAHAWLAGRDFVSPEDIQAVLFDVLRHRIILSFEAEAAGIDQDRVIQRVLDVVAVA from the coding sequence ATGGAACACCGTGAGGCGCTGATCGCGCTGCGCACCTTTCTTTCAACCCAGATCCTTGGTCAGGAAAAACTCGTCGAGCGCTTGCTCATCGTGCTCCTGGCCGATGGCCACATGCTGGTCGAAGGCGCCCCTGGCCTGGCCAAGACCAAGGCCATCAAGGAACTGGCCGAAGGCGTCGAAGCCGAGTTCCATCGTATCCAGTTCACCCCCGACCTGCTCCCGGCCGACATCACCGGTACCGAAATCTACCGTCCGGAAACCGGCAGCTTTGTGTTCCAGCAAGGGCCGATCTTCCACAACCTGGTACTGGCCGACGAAATCAACCGCGCCCCGGCCAAGGTCCAGTCGGCATTGCTCGAGGCCATGGCCGAGCGCCAGGTCAGCGTCGGGCGCAGCACCTACGAGCTGTCGCCATTGTTCCTGGTCATGGCCACGCAAAACCCGATCGAGCAGGAAGGCACCTACCCGCTGCCCGAAGCCCAGCTCGACCGTTTCCTCATGCATGTGAAAATCGGTTTCCCGGACGCTTCAGTGGAACGCCGGATCCTCCTGCAGGCCCGCGGCGAAGCCCTCAATGGCGAGGCCAAGCCCGAGCGCCGGGTCAGCCAGCAGGCGATCTTCGCCGCGCGCAAGGAAATCCTCGGTCTGTACATGGCCGATGCGGTGGAGGAGTACCTGGTGCAACTGGTCATCGCCACCCGCACGCCGGGCAAATTTGATCCGGAGCTGGCCGACTGGATCGCCTATGGCGCCAGCCCGCGCGGCTCGATCGCCCTCGACCGTTGCGCACGCGCCCATGCCTGGCTGGCCGGGCGCGACTTCGTCAGCCCCGAGGACATCCAGGCGGTACTGTTCGACGTGCTGCGCCACCGCATCATTCTTTCCTTCGAGGCCGAGGCCGCCGGGATCGATCAGGACCGGGTAATCCAGCGCGTCCTCGACGTCGTCGCCGTCGCCTGA
- a CDS encoding phosphatidate cytidylyltransferase, whose protein sequence is MDNQTLTLFAGIGALLLSASLIGLILKWRTAGSANAVIDNLNARINAWWVMVLVIGIAFWLGNGAVILLFYAVSFYALREFLTLTPTRRSDYPALVAAFYLALPLQYLLIYADWYGLFSIFIPVYVFLLLPILASLGGDSAHFLERASKVQWGLMIAVYCISFVPALLTLDIAGYEGRNLLLIAYLVIVVQLSDVLQYVCGKLFGKHKIAPNLSPSKTVEGFVGGLLLASLIGAALWWITPFNLWQSFLIALLINLLGFAGGIVMSAIKRDRGVKDWGHMIEGHGGMLDRLDSVCFAAPIFFHLVRYWWT, encoded by the coding sequence ATGGATAACCAGACCCTGACGTTATTTGCCGGCATCGGCGCGCTGCTGCTGTCGGCCTCGCTGATCGGCTTGATCCTCAAATGGCGAACCGCTGGCAGCGCCAATGCCGTGATCGACAACCTCAATGCGCGGATCAATGCCTGGTGGGTGATGGTGCTGGTCATCGGCATCGCCTTCTGGCTGGGCAACGGTGCAGTGATCCTGCTGTTCTACGCCGTATCGTTCTATGCCTTGCGTGAATTCCTCACCCTGACCCCGACCCGGCGCAGCGACTATCCGGCCCTGGTGGCAGCGTTCTATCTGGCGCTGCCGCTGCAATACCTGCTGATTTACGCCGACTGGTATGGGTTGTTCTCGATTTTCATCCCGGTCTACGTGTTCTTGCTGCTGCCGATCCTCGCGTCCCTGGGTGGTGACAGCGCGCACTTTCTCGAGCGCGCCTCCAAAGTCCAGTGGGGCCTGATGATCGCGGTGTACTGCATATCGTTCGTGCCGGCCCTGCTAACCCTGGACATCGCCGGCTACGAGGGCCGCAATCTGCTGCTGATCGCTTACCTGGTGATCGTCGTGCAACTGTCCGATGTGCTGCAGTACGTCTGCGGTAAGTTGTTCGGCAAACACAAGATCGCCCCCAACCTGTCACCGTCGAAAACCGTCGAAGGCTTTGTCGGCGGCCTGTTACTGGCGTCGCTGATCGGCGCCGCGCTGTGGTGGATCACCCCGTTCAACCTCTGGCAGTCGTTCCTGATCGCGCTGCTGATCAACCTGCTGGGCTTTGCCGGTGGCATTGTCATGTCAGCGATCAAACGCGACCGTGGGGTCAAGGACTGGGGGCACATGATCGAAGGCCACGGCGGCATGCTCGACCGCCTGGACTCGGTGTGCTTTGCCGCGCCGATCTTCTTTCATCTGGTGCGTTACTGGTGGACCTGA
- a CDS encoding lysophospholipid acyltransferase family protein, whose product MLEPLVAHLITSAARSITGARSLWLGCGPEPVQRIYFANHSSHGDFVLLWASLPPALRKTTRPVAGADYWQTSALRRYVINQVFNGVLIDRERHDPQANPLQPMLDALDGGDSLIIFPEGTRNQEEGLLPFKSGLFHLATAYPQVQLVPVWIANLNRVMPKGRVLPLPLLCTTSFGAPLQLEDGESKTQFLQRSRAALLDLAPEPC is encoded by the coding sequence ATGCTCGAACCTTTGGTCGCGCACCTCATCACCTCAGCCGCACGCTCAATCACCGGTGCCCGCAGCCTGTGGCTGGGCTGCGGGCCCGAGCCTGTACAGCGCATCTACTTTGCCAATCACAGCAGCCATGGCGACTTTGTGCTGTTATGGGCCTCGCTGCCACCGGCATTGCGCAAAACCACTCGGCCGGTAGCAGGGGCTGATTACTGGCAAACCTCTGCACTGCGCCGCTACGTGATCAATCAGGTGTTCAATGGCGTGCTGATCGACCGTGAGCGCCACGACCCACAAGCCAATCCCCTGCAACCCATGCTCGATGCCCTGGACGGTGGCGACTCACTGATCATCTTCCCCGAAGGCACGCGTAATCAGGAAGAAGGCCTGCTGCCGTTCAAAAGCGGACTCTTTCACCTGGCCACAGCCTACCCGCAGGTACAACTGGTGCCGGTGTGGATCGCCAATCTCAACCGGGTCATGCCCAAGGGCCGTGTACTGCCGTTGCCGTTGCTCTGCACCACCAGCTTCGGCGCACCACTGCAGCTCGAAGACGGTGAGAGCAAAACACAATTTCTACAACGTAGCCGTGCCGCGTTGCTGGACCTGGCCCCGGAGCCTTGCTGA
- a CDS encoding phosphatase PAP2/dual specificity phosphatase family protein, with protein sequence MSLSAAAPLTAREPGLLKPAVLWLLLLAPLFFSTYGFATWVTAQRDDVGSLVFAWEQHMPFWPWTIVPYWSIDLLYGFSLLLPRSRQALKRHALRLLTAQLIAVSCFLLWPLRFTFERPELDGVFGWLFAVLAGFDKPFNQAPSLHIALLVVLWVCYAQHCRGLWRWLVHGWFALIGVSVLTTWQHHFIDVPTGALAGWLCVWLWPLERPGMLQRLQLTGDRKRWQLAVGYTLGAALFAIPAFALGGGGLWLLWPAVALLLVALNYALFDADGFQKGTDGRLSAAACWLLAPYLAAAWINSRLWTRKHPQPDQVIDDVWLGRIPTATQLRHSPFNAALDLCAELPLDPGTAAYQAVPVLDLTAPTTAQCLELAEALERLRQHGPVLVCCALGYSRSATAVAAWLLHSGRASSVDAALELLRQARPRVVLHAAHRQALAPLSENQSRVYGY encoded by the coding sequence ATGAGCCTGAGCGCCGCCGCCCCGCTGACCGCGCGCGAACCTGGCCTGCTGAAACCCGCCGTGCTCTGGCTGCTGCTTTTGGCGCCGTTGTTTTTCAGCACGTACGGCTTCGCCACCTGGGTCACCGCCCAGCGCGATGATGTCGGCAGCCTGGTGTTTGCCTGGGAACAGCATATGCCGTTCTGGCCGTGGACCATCGTGCCCTACTGGTCCATCGACCTGCTGTACGGCTTTTCCCTGTTGCTGCCGCGCAGCCGCCAGGCCCTCAAGCGTCATGCCCTGCGTCTGCTCACTGCCCAGCTGATTGCCGTCAGTTGCTTCCTGCTCTGGCCGTTGCGCTTCACTTTCGAGCGTCCCGAGCTGGACGGCGTGTTCGGCTGGCTGTTTGCCGTTCTTGCCGGTTTCGACAAGCCGTTCAACCAGGCCCCCTCATTGCACATCGCCCTGCTGGTGGTGCTGTGGGTGTGCTACGCGCAGCATTGCCGGGGCCTGTGGCGCTGGCTGGTGCATGGCTGGTTTGCCTTGATCGGCGTGTCGGTACTGACCACCTGGCAGCATCACTTCATCGATGTGCCCACCGGCGCCCTGGCCGGCTGGCTCTGTGTCTGGCTGTGGCCACTGGAGCGCCCCGGCATGCTGCAACGGCTACAGCTGACAGGCGATCGCAAACGCTGGCAGTTGGCAGTTGGCTACACACTTGGCGCCGCGCTGTTTGCCATTCCTGCCTTCGCCCTGGGCGGTGGCGGGTTGTGGTTGCTCTGGCCTGCGGTGGCACTGCTGCTGGTGGCGCTGAACTACGCGCTGTTCGATGCCGACGGTTTCCAGAAAGGCACCGACGGGCGCTTGAGCGCTGCCGCCTGCTGGTTGCTGGCGCCGTATCTGGCCGCCGCCTGGATCAACTCACGGCTGTGGACGCGGAAACACCCGCAGCCGGACCAGGTAATCGATGACGTCTGGCTAGGACGTATCCCTACCGCCACGCAATTACGCCACAGCCCGTTCAACGCCGCGCTCGACCTGTGCGCCGAGCTGCCCCTTGACCCTGGCACCGCGGCCTATCAGGCAGTGCCGGTGCTCGATCTGACAGCCCCCACGACAGCGCAATGCCTTGAGCTGGCCGAAGCGCTGGAACGCCTGCGCCAGCACGGCCCGGTGCTGGTCTGCTGCGCCCTGGGCTACTCCCGCAGTGCAACGGCAGTGGCCGCCTGGTTGCTGCACAGTGGCCGCGCCAGCAGCGTTGACGCCGCCCTCGAACTGCTTCGCCAGGCACGCCCGCGGGTGGTCCTGCACGCTGCGCACCGTCAGGCCCTGGCGCCGTTGAGCGAAAATCAGTCGAGGGTGTATGGCTACTGA
- a CDS encoding bifunctional alpha/beta hydrolase/class I SAM-dependent methyltransferase produces the protein MRDAQDQTFTTHDGVALFYRHWPASNATPGEPRKAVLLFHRGHEHSGRIAHLVDELDLADTDFFAWDARGHGQSPGARGDSPSFATSARDVQTFCEHLAQAHGIAEENIAVIAQSVGAVIVATWVHDYAPRIRALVLASPAFKVKLYVPLARPGLALLRKLRGNFFVDSYVKARFLTHDPQRVASYDQDPLITKSISVNVLLGLYEAGERVVADAQAIGVPTQLLISGADFVVHRKPQEQFFERLGSVHKEKHILPGFFHDTLGEKDRAPVIARMRRFILQNFASPLNRPSLLDADRLGATCAEAESLATALPRNSLRDLYWRMTRASLGLGSKLSAGVKLGFDTGFDSGSTLDYVYRNRATGLSPIGRLIDRNYLDSIGWRGIRQRKLHVEELLRLAITGLRDQQQPVRIVDIAAGHGRYILEAVQGMSPLPESILLRDYSDINVRDGSALIAEKGLGDIARFVKGDAFDGQDLAALSPKPSLAVVSGLYELFADNQMVGRSLAGLADAIEPGGYLVYTGQPWHPQLELIARALTSHRAGQAWVMRRRSQAEMDQLVEAAGFRKVTQRIDQWGIFSVSLAQRVQ, from the coding sequence ATGCGCGATGCTCAGGATCAGACCTTCACCACCCATGACGGCGTAGCGCTGTTCTATCGCCACTGGCCAGCCAGCAACGCCACGCCGGGCGAGCCGCGCAAGGCCGTGCTGCTGTTTCACCGGGGTCACGAACACTCCGGGCGCATTGCCCACCTGGTGGATGAACTGGACCTGGCAGACACCGACTTCTTCGCCTGGGATGCCCGTGGCCACGGCCAGTCACCCGGCGCCCGCGGCGACAGCCCAAGCTTTGCCACCAGCGCCCGGGACGTGCAGACCTTCTGCGAGCACCTGGCTCAGGCCCATGGCATCGCCGAAGAAAACATCGCCGTAATTGCCCAAAGCGTAGGCGCGGTGATCGTTGCCACCTGGGTTCACGACTATGCCCCGCGCATCCGCGCACTGGTGCTCGCGTCTCCAGCGTTCAAAGTCAAACTTTACGTGCCCCTGGCCCGGCCGGGGCTGGCCTTGCTGCGTAAGCTGCGCGGCAACTTTTTCGTCGACAGCTACGTCAAGGCGCGCTTTCTCACTCACGATCCGCAGCGCGTAGCGTCCTACGACCAGGACCCTTTGATCACTAAAAGCATTTCGGTCAATGTGCTGCTGGGCCTCTACGAAGCCGGCGAACGCGTGGTCGCCGATGCTCAGGCGATCGGGGTACCGACCCAGTTGCTGATCTCCGGCGCCGACTTCGTGGTGCATCGCAAACCCCAGGAGCAGTTTTTCGAGCGCCTGGGCAGCGTGCACAAGGAAAAGCACATTCTGCCGGGGTTCTTCCACGACACCCTGGGGGAAAAAGATCGCGCCCCGGTCATCGCCCGCATGCGTCGCTTTATCCTGCAGAATTTCGCCAGCCCCTTGAACCGCCCGTCATTGCTGGATGCCGACCGCCTCGGCGCCACCTGTGCCGAGGCCGAGTCGCTGGCCACCGCGCTGCCACGCAACTCCCTGCGCGACCTGTATTGGCGCATGACGAGGGCCAGCCTCGGCCTGGGTAGCAAACTGTCGGCCGGGGTAAAGCTTGGCTTCGACACCGGTTTCGACTCGGGCAGTACCCTCGATTACGTGTACCGCAACCGCGCCACCGGGCTTTCGCCGATTGGCCGGTTGATCGATCGCAATTACCTCGACTCCATCGGCTGGCGAGGCATCCGCCAACGCAAGCTGCACGTCGAAGAGCTGTTGCGTCTGGCGATCACCGGGTTACGCGACCAGCAGCAGCCCGTGCGCATCGTCGACATCGCGGCAGGCCATGGGCGCTATATCCTTGAGGCCGTGCAAGGCATGAGCCCGTTGCCGGAGTCGATCCTGCTGCGTGACTACAGCGACATCAACGTGCGCGATGGCAGCGCGCTGATCGCTGAAAAAGGCCTTGGCGACATCGCCCGATTCGTCAAAGGCGATGCCTTCGACGGCCAGGACCTGGCTGCGCTGTCGCCAAAACCGAGCCTGGCGGTGGTCTCCGGGCTCTATGAACTGTTTGCCGACAATCAGATGGTCGGCCGCTCCCTGGCCGGGCTGGCCGATGCCATCGAACCTGGAGGTTATCTGGTCTACACCGGGCAACCCTGGCACCCGCAGCTGGAGCTGATCGCCCGCGCCCTGACCAGCCACCGCGCAGGCCAGGCCTGGGTGATGCGCCGCCGCAGCCAGGCCGAGATGGACCAGTTGGTGGAGGCGGCCGGCTTTCGCAAAGTGACCCAGCGCATCGACCAATGGGGGATTTTCAGCGTATCGCTCGCCCAGCGGGTGCAATGA
- a CDS encoding CDP-alcohol phosphatidyltransferase family protein: MVSIYQLKPAFQNLLRPLVKRLHARSVTANQITLLAGACSVLLGCLIALFAQHAWLFILIPLWMILRMALNAIDGMLAREFGQQSHLGAYLNELCDIVADSALILPFALVPGVSAFAVVLVALLAVFSEYTGVLGPMVGASRRYDGPMGKSDRAFVLGALAIAIALGWLSAVWINAVFAVIAGLLVYTLINRVRQGLKEVKENAPSA; this comes from the coding sequence ATGGTGTCCATCTACCAACTCAAACCTGCCTTCCAGAACCTCCTGCGACCGCTGGTCAAACGCCTGCACGCGCGCAGCGTCACCGCCAATCAGATCACCTTGCTGGCGGGTGCCTGCTCGGTACTGCTTGGCTGCCTGATCGCCCTGTTTGCGCAGCATGCCTGGCTGTTCATCCTGATTCCGTTATGGATGATCCTGCGCATGGCCCTCAACGCCATTGACGGTATGCTGGCCAGAGAGTTCGGCCAGCAATCGCACTTGGGGGCCTACCTCAACGAACTGTGCGACATCGTTGCCGACAGTGCGCTGATCCTGCCTTTCGCACTGGTTCCAGGCGTCAGCGCATTTGCTGTGGTGCTGGTTGCGCTATTGGCGGTGTTCAGCGAGTACACTGGCGTGCTCGGGCCAATGGTCGGCGCCTCACGCCGCTATGACGGGCCGATGGGCAAAAGTGACCGCGCCTTCGTGCTCGGCGCCTTGGCCATTGCGATCGCCCTGGGTTGGCTCAGCGCCGTCTGGATCAATGCAGTGTTCGCGGTGATTGCCGGGTTGTTGGTATATACCCTGATCAACCGGGTGCGCCAGGGACTCAAAGAAGTAAAGGAAAACGCCCCATCAGCATAA
- a CDS encoding MFS transporter, translating into MSVHETAAAATETPEQNKKRLRKVAAATIFGSMLEWYDFYLYATMAAIVFSKVFFDPSNPAVASLLAFSTFAIGFIARPFGGILFGYLGDRFGRKQVLVITFCLMGVCTTLIGLIPSYASIGIWAPIILVLVRVIQGLGAGAELSAAAVTSYEHASEGKRGSQGAWPALGLNLGLLLSSLTVYLLTMNGNEFLLSGGWRIPFICSIVLVAVGLWVRRSIPETPDFKELDKTQRKAQVSPLKLLFKNDLKGLAVVFFVAIGYNALSYIFKTFSLAYLTQYKGVEAHVTSLSVTIASLVAIIAVPFFGWLCDKWSSKTVLMLGGVFSVLFAYPFLALLNTGEPTMIYLAIAIGTGILAPMMFAPQGSFLSRQFPTQTRSSGFGTGREIGTAVAGGLAPLGGLALVASSATHSTDGVAVILAVAAVLVVVFALCDQGHKHSSFKN; encoded by the coding sequence ATGTCGGTACACGAGACGGCTGCGGCCGCGACAGAAACCCCGGAACAAAATAAAAAGCGCCTGCGCAAGGTCGCGGCGGCCACCATCTTCGGCTCGATGCTGGAGTGGTATGACTTCTACCTGTACGCCACCATGGCGGCGATTGTCTTCTCCAAGGTGTTTTTCGACCCGAGCAATCCGGCCGTGGCCTCGCTGCTGGCCTTTTCCACTTTTGCCATCGGCTTTATCGCCCGGCCTTTCGGCGGCATCCTCTTCGGTTACCTGGGTGACCGTTTCGGACGCAAGCAGGTGCTGGTCATCACCTTCTGCCTGATGGGTGTCTGCACCACCCTGATCGGCCTGATCCCCAGCTATGCCTCGATCGGCATCTGGGCGCCGATCATCCTCGTTCTGGTCCGGGTGATTCAGGGGCTGGGGGCCGGCGCCGAGCTCTCTGCCGCGGCGGTCACATCCTATGAGCACGCCAGTGAAGGCAAGCGCGGCAGCCAGGGTGCCTGGCCGGCACTGGGGCTGAACCTGGGCCTGTTGCTGTCGTCGCTGACCGTGTACCTGCTGACCATGAACGGCAACGAGTTCCTGCTCTCCGGTGGCTGGCGCATCCCGTTCATCTGCAGCATCGTGCTGGTCGCCGTCGGCCTGTGGGTGCGCAGAAGCATTCCGGAAACCCCGGACTTCAAAGAGCTCGACAAAACTCAGCGCAAAGCGCAGGTGTCGCCACTCAAGCTGCTGTTCAAGAACGACCTCAAGGGTCTGGCCGTGGTGTTCTTCGTCGCCATCGGCTACAACGCCCTGAGCTACATCTTCAAGACTTTCTCGCTGGCCTACCTGACCCAATACAAAGGCGTTGAAGCGCATGTCACTTCGCTGTCGGTGACCATCGCCAGCCTGGTGGCGATTATCGCCGTGCCGTTCTTCGGCTGGCTGTGCGACAAGTGGAGCAGCAAGACCGTGCTGATGCTCGGCGGGGTTTTCTCGGTGCTGTTCGCCTATCCGTTCCTGGCCCTGCTCAACACCGGCGAGCCGACGATGATCTACCTGGCGATCGCCATCGGTACCGGCATCCTCGCACCGATGATGTTCGCCCCTCAGGGCTCGTTCCTCAGCCGCCAGTTCCCGACCCAGACCCGTTCCTCGGGCTTCGGTACCGGCCGCGAGATCGGTACGGCCGTCGCCGGTGGCCTGGCACCATTGGGCGGCCTGGCCCTGGTGGCCAGCTCCGCGACCCACTCCACCGATGGCGTGGCGGTGATCCTGGCGGTGGCGGCGGTGCTGGTGGTGGTGTTTGCCCTGTGTGACCAAGGGCACAAGCATTCCAGCTTCAAGAACTGA